The genomic stretch acaggtCAGTATTTGAATACATTAATTGCACAACTGAAACTGTTCCTCCAAGCCAGAGCAGTACATCAGTTGGATTCACATGGGGttgcagaaagtgaaaaagcagcatGCAGCAGTAAGAGATCCTTAATTATTCAGCTCAAACAATTTCAACAGTTTTTAATAGTTATTTTTGACAAacataattgtttttttttcctaataaaaaaagagaaaattaactaGAGGAAAAATGTGTTGATTGGTCTCAATTGAAGACAGAATTTGAGAATACACCAAAACAGCAAGATGGAACATCGGTCCCTTTCAACGTCTCCTTCCctgtgagaaaacaaacaaggaagcaagcaaacaaatgcCCCAAACTCCTCAGTCTTCCTCCTTTCACTAAGTGAAAGCAAAAGCCCAGGAGTTCCCTTTTCCTTATATTACAGAATGCATACCCTGTACGACAGTGAATGCTGGTATATCGCTCTATACTGAACTGATTGATTAAAGAAAGGTCAAGCTCCAAGCACGTTTTCCAGTTCACAAAAACAAGCATAGTAGAAATACGCCTGTAGTATTTTGCAAACCATTATGTCCCATCTTAAAGAGGCATTTTCATccaagtgaaaacagaaaacttgtttccCATCACTAATGACAAAGCAGAATTTCCCTGCTTCACAGCTGCATATATTCACTGCATACTAGGAAAGGACTTgctcaggaaaaaggaaattctaACTACTGATGCAGAATTTGCAGCTGGGTTTTGTAAATGACCTTTGATAGTTTTTCCCTTGATGAACTCCAAGTGCTGTTCAGTAAGAAACAGGGTGAAAAAGTGTCTGCCAAACTGTCTTTTTAATGGGACAAGAAACATGCTACTTTTGCATGAACAAACCATGCCCAGCTGCCATCCTCAGATGGGGGCAGAAAACAAGGAGGGCAAAAGTTGTGTTATTTATCTTTGTCGTTAAACTGTTCTCTCTTCTGCCCAAAAGTACAGCTAGTAAGAGGCCCAGGCAACACAGATCCAACTTCTAAATGCTTCATGAATCACCAGTTCTGACAGGTCACTTGATTTATTGTCTTAGGAGTCTAAGCCAAAGAACTGGGTGAAATCTTGGTTTCACAGTCCCTGATGCGCTGCTGACAGAGCAAGTGACCTTGGGTTCAAGTCACTTGATCTCCTTGTCTCTTAGTCATCCCAGCTGGAGACTGGGTGAAAACAGTCTTCCAGCCATACTAAGTTTTCTCTGTGTATGGACTTGTACCTAcgctttcattttctctgctattACCAAATGCATGCCAGGACAGTAGCACAGAATGACGCCAAACACACTCTTAGCACCGTGTGAGCTCACATTGCTTTTACAATTGCTTTTATGTGAAACTAAAAGAAAAGCTCCTCATCCTgccccctttttgttttcataatcaTGAAACAGAAACTCCAACAAACAGCTCCACACAATgtacattattattttctgtttatgtcCAACCGTTAGAGGAGTTCTGCTGGACAGTCCTTTAATTAGCATCATAGTATGTTCTACAGCAAAGCAGGTTTCCACTATGCTCCACACCACGTCAGTTTGCCTCTCCCCATCCTAACAGAACTGGCGAAAGGTGCTTCAATCATCCAATCCAtacccaaacccccaaataacATCTGTACCTAGGGTTTGCACGGTCTCCTCACTCTGCTGTACTTGCTGCGACATCATCCTGCTAATGCCCATCAGGCTCTCTGTGATGTTACTTGCACTCTCTGCCAGACTTTCCTTTGTAgtcttcctgaaaaagaaagggaaaaagtaaagcAGGAAGGGATAAAATTATGTCTTTGGGTACTGTGGGGAACATGCTGCTGCCAGGGACCTTAGTATAGAGCTTGAAACCAAACATCTCTGCCGATGTACAAAAGACACATCTAGTTTCTACTGCATGAGAAATTCAGATTATCTTcactaaacaagaaaaaaaaatcacgaaATATTAAAGTAATGAGCCTAAACAACTGCTAGTGGCTCAGAATATCACAGGGGCCCGTATTTCACCACTTATTCATCCATGACTGTACAACTTCATGAGCTGATATGGAAGTACTGATACAAACTACCACTTTATTATCCTGAGTATCCCATTTGTTGCTTCATGACACTAAATACGTCAACTTTTCAATACAGAAATTACATAAGATTACATCCAGTTCTGCATGTGAAAACAGCTTGCATAATGATCCATTACTTGTTTATAAGCCTGATTGCAATCAATGTAAAAGACAGTCAGAAAAATTATGAAGGCTAACTTAGCCCCTTTTCTGCTTAGATATGCCAATGccaagaaaacctgaaattatCACAATCCTTAACAGTTTATATCACCACAAAAGGTAAAGGCACtcataaaagaaaagctatgtTCCACATACAATTAAGTAACTTCAAAACATTACATCACTTCCATTTAAAACTAGTGAATATAGCATACTGTTTAAATCTCAGATCATACAATGGGATGGTGTAATACCTTTGTCTTAAGGAGtctcttccctgcagcagtTGATCTTTCTCAGAGTTGTCGATAGCAATTTTGCAAGCtagatttgcctttctccaagCTGCCTGATTGCTGAAATCACAAGAGTACAATGTTGTAACGTGACGGTAACACCTTGCAAGCAAAAACAATTTTCACAAAGCAATCACCACTGTAACTGAGCACCCCGAATACATGCATGGACTTTCTTTATATTACGCCATAGAATAACAATATACTgtcctttcatttcttctcctaAATGTATTGTTTATGGagcaagggaagaagagaaCTGTGCCAGCTGTCACATGGCAGACTCTCAAGCCACCTACTTACATGCTCAACTGCTCAAAGGGACAGACCGTGGTTAAGGAGTCAGGCCGGGAGGGAGGCAAGGAGAAGGCAGTCCTGCCCTTTCCATCCCTGATCCTCTCTTTGTCTCGGGCAAAACAGCATCATGTCAGCGACCGCATTTGCAAAACGGGATCTGAGAGATGCTGTACAGAAGTCGGATTATCTGTGGTTACGGGGCACCTGTAAACAGCACCGGCTGCCCAACCCACCTGAGCATTTGTTTCTTATGGTTTTCCACCTCCCGCAGCAAGGCCTGCTTCTCCGACTCTTTATCTTGCTCCTTCGCCATCTGTTCGAGCtcctttggcagaaagcagaaacacGAAAAAGCTGATCAGCAACTGCTGCCACCTCCAACTCGcgggccccagccccggccagGGAGTGAATTAAGGGCAGATCGACCCCATAAACTAACACCCCACGGCCGGGGCTCCCCACCGCCCCCCGCCAGCTGCGGCCTGGCGCGAAGGCCGGTCACCGGAGCGGCCCCCGCCCGGGAGCCTCACCTGGATGCGGCCGCGGAGGTGGCGGAACTTCTCCTTCACGGCGGCGTTGAGCTCCGTGAGGGCGCTGAGAGGCCCCGGGCAGTCCCGGATGTCCTGGAAGACAACGGCCCGGTCAGCGCGGCCCGCCCGGGGGCTCCCCGCGGGAGTCGGCGGCCGCCCCCGCAGCCCTGTCAGGGGGGGTCCCGCCgcgggggacgggggacgggcGGCGGTACCTGCACGGCCGCCTTGATCTCCAGGTCGAACTTGACGATCTCTTGGTGGCAGACCCGCACCGGCACGCAGGcggccgccgccatcttgggaggggaggggaggggaaggccgaggcgccgccgcccggcccgcggGCGCCCCCCCGCGGGAGAGAGGCGGGAGGAGCCGGCCCGGGCCTCCGGCTGCCCGCGAAGGGAGCGACCGCGGGGGCTCGGCTGAGGGGGTTCCGGCAAGGGGCCGTTCCGGTCAGCGGTTGGCGGTGCTGGGCTGAAGAAGGCGGAGCGCCTGCCCTCGGGGCAGCCGGCGTTACGGGTTTTACAGTTCTTCGGGTAGCGAAGCGTTCCTTCGCGCACCGCGTCAAGGCgtgaaaaggggggggggtgttagcTGAGGAGGGCTAAGGTGGGTCCCTCAGCCTCCGTCAGCTAAAGAAAGGGCCCAAAGCAGCACCCACCGTGACACCCAGGAGAAGCAACGATAACATCGGCGCTGCGCGGGCCTCCGAGGCTGCACAGCTCTACCCCCAGCAGAGCCCCCCACGTTTCTGGTGGACAGGCCCAGGCCACCGAGGTCTTCGCACCTCAGCAGCAGGGCGGATGGCTGGTGTCAGCGCGAGGAGGCTGGGCGAACAAGAGGAGGTGCCTTCCGTACCcctgaagggaggagaggggaggtaATGCAATGacccttttgctttttccacaaattCCTCATTCCTCCCCTGGCGTCGTGtcttccccctcctgccctcagaCCAGGTTTGGACAAAGGTAGTAGGTGTTGAAGACGGAGACTGTTTTCATGGCCATTACAGAAAGCCAGTCAAAGGACCTGGTGGGTTGCAGTCCAGGTTCTCCTGATGGTCCCACCATGCTgacccagcagctcctggtgcGAGCGCTGGCtgactggggcagggggggaaacAAGTTACTTCCTTACCTAGCTAGGATCCCTTCCAAAGGAAAGTTGCTAACTATACCAGGAGACATAGGGGTTTTACTTCAAGGGAGCACACGCCGTTCACTATCACTCCACACATGCAATGATTCGAGACGTATTTCCtccacaatttttattttaaattacaaaggaTGTTGCATACATTGATGAATTTGTATCTGAATAGAAGTGCTAGGGATCAAGGGTGACAGAGTAAACAAAGTCAATAGTTTCATTGtgcctctttaaaaaaaaaaataaaaactgcacaACTATTAACCAACATTAAACATTGCAACTCTTAACAACCATGCTTTTAACAAggtaaatttattttctaacagaGACAAGACTTTCAGTAAGTTTTTCTGAGCTCCAGTTGGAAGTTGATTATAGAATATCAAGGACAGCATTACAATCATGACCCCAAGCATAGGCAGAACAGGATGccatgttttgtttaaaacactttttttgccTGTCAACCACCTACGTCCGCATGT from Buteo buteo chromosome 24, bButBut1.hap1.1, whole genome shotgun sequence encodes the following:
- the BNIP1 gene encoding vesicle transport protein SEC20, which gives rise to MAAAACVPVRVCHQEIVKFDLEIKAAVQDIRDCPGPLSALTELNAAVKEKFRHLRGRIQELEQMAKEQDKESEKQALLREVENHKKQMLSNQAAWRKANLACKIAIDNSEKDQLLQGRDSLRQRKTTKESLAESASNITESLMGISRMMSQQVQQSEETVQTLANSSRTILEANEEFKSMSGTIQLGRKLITKYNRRELTDKLLIFLALALFLATVLYILKKRLFPFL